A portion of the Hoylesella buccalis ATCC 35310 genome contains these proteins:
- a CDS encoding type II restriction endonuclease, with translation MKTNFEIFMSQLQETNQTLDFFCNFGKISKNVEDIKLSLCILNSLIGSTNLRKSVETIWLRDKTAFSIMDVLIAVRGGGQKKVLNSKGETTVLNRFFESVDGVVEYLETTGLADILTNGKIKNLVDYVFGIETGLDSNARKNRSGYIMENMVSRIFDENHIAYKREVKSATWSEIKTVLGDDEKRFDFVVETQNTIYLIEVNFYSGGGSKLNEVARSYSDIAPKVNSVSGFEFVWITDGLGWKSAKNKLQEAYNIIPHIYNLTSIDEFIGLVKSKEHQL, from the coding sequence ATGAAAACTAATTTTGAAATATTTATGTCTCAATTGCAAGAGACAAATCAAACATTGGATTTCTTCTGCAATTTTGGGAAAATCTCGAAGAATGTCGAAGACATAAAGTTAAGCCTTTGTATTTTGAATAGTCTTATAGGTTCTACAAACCTTCGCAAGAGTGTAGAGACTATTTGGCTTCGTGACAAAACAGCCTTTAGTATCATGGATGTTCTTATTGCAGTGCGAGGTGGAGGGCAGAAGAAAGTTCTTAATTCCAAGGGCGAAACCACAGTCCTGAATAGATTTTTTGAAAGCGTTGATGGAGTTGTTGAATACTTGGAGACCACTGGACTTGCGGACATCCTTACAAATGGAAAAATTAAAAATCTTGTTGATTATGTTTTTGGTATAGAGACAGGTCTTGATAGTAATGCTCGTAAGAATAGAAGTGGATATATAATGGAAAATATGGTATCAAGAATTTTTGATGAAAACCATATCGCTTATAAAAGAGAAGTCAAATCTGCCACATGGAGCGAAATTAAAACTGTTTTAGGAGATGACGAAAAACGTTTTGATTTCGTTGTAGAGACACAGAACACAATTTATCTTATAGAGGTTAACTTTTATAGTGGGGGAGGTTCGAAACTCAATGAAGTTGCGCGTTCATATTCAGATATCGCACCAAAGGTAAACTCTGTTTCAGGATTTGAGTTTGTGTGGATTACTGACGGACTTGGTTGGAAGAGTGCAAAAAATAAACTTCAAGAAGCCTACAACATTATTCCCCACATTTATAATTTAACCAGTATAGACGAATTTATTGGTCTTGTAAAAAGCAAGGAGCATCAACTGTGA
- a CDS encoding DNA adenine methylase, which translates to MISKSLKAKPFIKWVGGKTQLIDQIDKQLPVDFDSWAHVTYIEPFIGGGAMLFFMLQRYPNIERAVINDINSDLCKCYQAVRDMPEQLIDSLRAMERNYQSLGTEEERKSFFMKVREHYNEKSMDIVENTTLFIFLNKTCFNGLYRVNKKGKFNVPFGKYTNPTICDAETIRLDSKLLQGVEILNGDFESTFDYAHGNTLFYFDPPYRPLSDTSSFNDYTKEAFNDNSQIRLKNYCDKIHKAGYKLMLSNSDGKGKNESDNFFDQLYSSYHIERLWASRSVNSNPQKRGKLTEILMRNYRATKANAVRENLLFTPVAISEENVLTRMV; encoded by the coding sequence ATGATAAGTAAATCCCTAAAGGCAAAACCTTTTATCAAATGGGTTGGAGGTAAAACTCAATTGATAGACCAAATAGATAAGCAACTCCCTGTTGATTTTGACAGTTGGGCTCATGTAACGTACATAGAACCTTTTATAGGTGGAGGGGCTATGCTTTTTTTTATGCTTCAACGTTATCCAAATATTGAGCGTGCGGTTATCAATGACATCAACTCAGATTTGTGCAAATGCTATCAGGCGGTGAGAGACATGCCTGAACAGTTGATAGACTCATTGCGAGCTATGGAAAGAAACTATCAAAGCCTTGGAACAGAAGAAGAAAGAAAATCTTTTTTTATGAAAGTGCGCGAGCATTACAACGAAAAAAGCATGGACATTGTTGAAAATACTACACTATTTATATTTCTTAATAAAACCTGTTTTAATGGATTGTATCGCGTAAATAAAAAAGGTAAGTTTAATGTTCCCTTTGGAAAATATACAAACCCAACCATTTGTGATGCCGAGACCATTCGTTTGGATAGTAAATTGTTGCAAGGAGTGGAAATCCTTAATGGTGACTTTGAATCAACTTTTGATTATGCACATGGTAATACGCTTTTTTATTTTGATCCGCCATATCGCCCATTAAGTGATACGTCAAGTTTCAATGATTATACAAAAGAGGCTTTTAATGATAATTCGCAGATAAGATTGAAAAACTACTGTGACAAAATTCATAAGGCAGGTTATAAGTTGATGCTTAGCAATTCTGACGGTAAGGGAAAAAATGAAAGCGACAATTTCTTTGATCAGCTTTATAGTTCGTATCATATAGAACGTTTATGGGCTTCGCGAAGCGTTAATTCTAATCCACAAAAGAGGGGTAAGCTAACAGAAATATTGATGCGAAATTATCGGGCAACCAAAGCAAATGCAGTGAGAGAAAATTTGCTATTTACTCCTGTTGCTATTTCAGAAGAAAATGTATTGACACGTATGGTTTGA